Part of the Nocardia farcinica genome, GAGGAGAACGGCGTGTACTTGGTCGCCACACCGCGGGCGCGCTGGATGCGTTCGGCGGCGGTGGCGCTGGAGGGGAAGGCGAAGCTGTAGCCGGACAGGTCCATGTCGGCGATCTGGCGGGACCCGGCGGGTTCGATCTCGGCGCGCAGGCCGTGCCGGGCCAGCGCGTCGATGACGCGCTGATCTTCGAAGAAGGACGCCTTCTCCGAGCCGACCGCGCCGCGCACCACGGTGAGGGCGGGTCCGCTGGCCGCGGCGGGCTCGGGCTCGGGCTGGCGGCCGAGCTGGGCGGCGACCACGACGGCCACCACGAGCAGCGCGCCGCCGGCCAGCGCCAGGGTGCGTCGGGACACGCGGCCCACGGTGGCGGCGTGCCGTGCCCCGCTCCCCCGGGACTCCGCATCCGCCGATATCGCTGGTGCGCGGTGGCCGGTGCGGTTGTGCGGCGTAGCGTGGTCCCGCCCAGCCGATTCCAGCCGGGTGCTCGGCTGCGCTGCCGCACCGGCGTCCGGTGCCGGAGAGGCGACCGGTGCCGGAGAGGCGACCGGTGCCGGAGAGGCGACCGGTGCCGGAGAGGCGACCGGTGCCGGAGAGGCGACCGGTGCCGGAGAGGTGGCCGGCGTCGGAGTGGCGACCGGGCCGGCCCTGGCGGTCCGGTCCAGTTCGCGCCGGGCGATGCGTTCGACGAGGATCGGCACGAACTCGCGGACCGGGTTGCCGGTGAACCGCTCCCGGGCGTGGTCGATGACGGTGCGCACCCGTTCGGGCGGATGGGTCTCGGTGTAGCTCTCGACCAGGCTGTCGGCCAATCGGCGCAGTGCCTGTTCTTCGCGGACGGTATCGACAGCCACCACACACTCCCTCGGACCACGTATCCACCGGCGCCGCGCGCCGCCACCACCTGAGTTGCGCGCCGAAACGATACCGGCAGCGCACGGGTCTCGGCAGCGGCCGCGGACCGGCGCCGAGGGGCCGCCTCGACCCGCAGCGAACACCTCCGCGCGGGTGTCCTGGCCGGTATCCGCGCAGGTCGGCGGGCATGCGGCGGCGGTCGCCTGGCTTCGGCGGCAACCGTGCCGCGCTGCCTGCTGTGCGGACGAGAGTTCACTCGGGCATCGGCCCCTCGATACCGGTTGTTCGCCGGTGCGACGCGCAGACCGACCGCGTTCGCCACGGGACCGTTCGCCACGGGACCGTTCGCCACGGGACCGTTCGCTGCGTGACCGTTCGCTGCGTGACCGTTCGCCACCGGACTGTCAGGTGCGGGACCGTCCGGTGTGTCTGCCGTCGCCGGACCGGCGCGCACCCGTGGCGGGCACGAGAGAACACCACCGCTCAGACGGCAGCGATGGTGACCGCCGCGGCGAGGAGTGCGATCGCCTGCAATCCGACCCGCACACCGATGATGCTGTCCCATCGTTGCTGCAGCGCACGGGCATTCGCCGGGATGATGCCCGACAGCGCGGCTGCCTTCTGGGCGATGTTGACCGGCTTGGCGATTCGCGCGTACAGCACGAGCCAGGCGATCAGGGCGATCACCGACACTCCGGCGGCGGCGGCCGCGACCGTGTGCCCACCGAGCGCGGCGGCCACGGCGGCGGCGAGCATGCTCACCAGTCCGGTGATGCCGACCGGCGGCATGCGCCGGTCGGCGTAGTAGTGCCCCCACCCGGCACTGAGGGTCATCGCGGTGTCGTCGAGATGGGTGTTGGCCGAACGCACGACGAGCGCGGCGGCCGCGTCGGTGCCGTAGACGACGGCGTTGGCCGCCAGCGCGAGCACGGCGAGGACCTGAACGACGGTGATCATGGGCGGACTCCTGAAAACTAGCGTTGCTATCTGATGTAGCGACACTAACGTTCTGGCGCTACGTTGTCTAGCGCTGCTAGGTTCGCGGTATGGGTATCCAGAGCAGGCGGGAGCGGGAGCGCGCCGAGCGGCACCGCCTCATCGTCGACACCGCGCGCGAGTTGGCCGAAACCGAGGGCTGGGACGCGGTCACCGTCCGCAAGCTCGCCGACCGCATCGAATACAGCCAGCCCGTGCTCTACAGCCACTTCGCGGGCAAGCGCGCCATCGTCACCGCGGTGGCCCTCGACGGCATCGCCGAACTCGCCGAGGCACTACACCGGGCCCGCACCTCCGCACCCGACGCCCCCGCGGCCCTGGCCGCCGTGGCCCGCGCCTACACCGACTTCGCCGCATCCCACCCGGCCCTCTACGACGCCATGTTCTCCCAGCCCACCGATCTCACCTTCGGCGAGGGTGCCCCCGAACCGTTGCGCGCGGCATTCGCCGAGCTGGTGGCCACCTTCGCTCCCTTCGCCGCCGCCACCGACGTGGAGACCCTCACCGAAACCGTCTGGAGCACCCTGCACGGCCTGGCGAGCCTGGAACGCGATGCCCGCCTGCGCCCGGGCCTGCGGGAACAACGCCTCGACATCCTCGAGCGCTGGCTGACGGGCGCCTGACGCTCGCTGCCGCGGGCGATGTGTCAGATGAGCGGGTGGACCACCGCCACCACTCCGATCACCACGAGCAGCGCGAGATAGCCCAGCACGAGCCGGGTGTCGCGCAGCAGGCAGCGGCTGCGGCGCAGTCCGTGACGCCAGGCACGCCAGTAGCCGACGAAGGCCAGGGCGGCGAAGGCGATCAGGGCGAGCGGCCCGACCAGCCAGGTGAGCAGGGCGACGGTGGCGTAGACACAGAGGTTCAGCGGGTCGGGCGTGGCCTGTTTCGCGGTGGCCTCGGTGTAGTAGACCCCGGGGTTGTCGCTCATGGTGTGGTCACCGGGAGCAGCGCGGCCCCGGCGGGGGCGGCGGCGGACAGGCGTTGGCGCGACAGGGCGGGCCAGGCCTGCACGGCACAGAAGGGCGCGCACTGGTCCTGTTCGGCGCGGGTGCCCACGTGCACACAGCACTGGGTGAGGCGTTCCTCGAGCATGGTGTCGATGTCCATGAAGGGTTTGACGGTGAGGCGGACGACCCGCTCACCCAACAGGGTCCGCAGGCGGGCCTTGCGGCCGGGCAGCGCCGAGGAGGCCAGCGTCAGCAGCGTGGACATGCCCAGATCGCAGTGCTGGCAGATGGTCTGCCAGACCCGCCCGATGTCGGGGTGCGACAGCGAGGACTGTTCCGAGAGCAGCCCGAGCAGGGATTCGCGCACCGCCAGGCGCAGATCGGCGGGGATGTCGCTGTCGGCGATGCGGTTGGCGACCAGGCCGAGGCGCTGTTTGAGGGTGTCGTGTCCGAGCAGAGCGGTCAGGGAGCGCCAGTCGCCCGCGTCGTCGCGCAGCAGGTAGCCGACCGAGCAGCAGTGCGGGTGCGAGCAGGGCAGTGCGGTCAGGTCGCGCCAGGTGACCAGGCCGTCGGTCTGCGGGCCGAGGCGGGCCAGCACACCGGTGTGGGTGAGCCGGTGCATCGGGTCGATGACGCCGCTGCGGCCGGAGCCGAACTGCGGTTGCAGGGAGACCCCGCCGACGAACGGGGTGTCCAGTGCGGTGCGCACGACCGCGCCGATCTCGTCGTCGTTGACCCCGAACGCGACGGTCATCACCAGGGTGGTGAAGATGCCGTGACCGGAAAGACGGCGCAGCGCTTCGGCTTTGAGGGCGCGCAGATCCCCACCGCGGTGGTGGCGGGAGGCGGCGGCGCTGACCCCGTCGTATTGCAGGTAGACCTCCACGCGTTCGCGGTGCTCGGCCAGCAGCGCGACCAGCGACTCGTCGCGGGCGAGGCGCACGCCGTTGGTGTTGATCAGGATGCGGGTGATGGGGCGGGCGGTGAGTTCGGCCAGCAGGGTGGGCAGGTCGGGATGCAGGGTGGGTTCGCCGCCGCTGAGCATGAGCACATCGAGCCTGCCGTGTTCGCGGGCCAGCCGCTGGTCGACGTTGGCGAGCACGTCGGCGACGGCGACGACGCCGGCCAGCTCCGGGG contains:
- a CDS encoding three-helix bundle dimerization domain-containing protein → MAVDTVREEQALRRLADSLVESYTETHPPERVRTVIDHARERFTGNPVREFVPILVERIARRELDRTARAGPVATPTPATSPAPVASPAPVASPAPVASPAPVASPAPVASPAPDAGAAAQPSTRLESAGRDHATPHNRTGHRAPAISADAESRGSGARHAATVGRVSRRTLALAGGALLVVAVVVAAQLGRQPEPEPAAASGPALTVVRGAVGSEKASFFEDQRVIDALARHGLRAEIEPAGSRQIADMDLSGYSFAFPSSATAAERIQRARGVATKYTPFSSPMAIATFAPIADLLTGAGVLRPGPEPTVDMARYLELVQRNTEWTHLPGNTVYPVRKNILVSTTDPRTSNSAAMFLAIAAFVANDNAVVQGSDAEQRVLPQLTRLFTGQGYAENSSAGPFQEYLTAGMGPAPLVLIYEAQYVEALAQGRIQPGMVLAYPSPTVLSTHTVVPFDEPGDRLGRLLTTDPELQRLAAEHGFRTRDAAQFAAVAAEHRAPVPAELIDVVDTPTYDTLESLLDGVTRSYN
- a CDS encoding TetR/AcrR family transcriptional regulator, whose product is MGIQSRRERERAERHRLIVDTARELAETEGWDAVTVRKLADRIEYSQPVLYSHFAGKRAIVTAVALDGIAELAEALHRARTSAPDAPAALAAVARAYTDFAASHPALYDAMFSQPTDLTFGEGAPEPLRAAFAELVATFAPFAAATDVETLTETVWSTLHGLASLERDARLRPGLREQRLDILERWLTGA
- a CDS encoding radical SAM protein — encoded protein: MSRRPTGTGMPLRGDRILRYVNAFCPHCHRADPDRPLAEVARRSGWLAERDGRVYLERGCPEHGMVRTLYDEHPEILAYLEEWTAPTKAHLPDTPGNFDPVPAAYLRGLPEMQTQHTCILLADIVEGCNLRCPTCFADSTPELAGVVAVADVLANVDQRLAREHGRLDVLMLSGGEPTLHPDLPTLLAELTARPITRILINTNGVRLARDESLVALLAEHRERVEVYLQYDGVSAAASRHHRGGDLRALKAEALRRLSGHGIFTTLVMTVAFGVNDDEIGAVVRTALDTPFVGGVSLQPQFGSGRSGVIDPMHRLTHTGVLARLGPQTDGLVTWRDLTALPCSHPHCCSVGYLLRDDAGDWRSLTALLGHDTLKQRLGLVANRIADSDIPADLRLAVRESLLGLLSEQSSLSHPDIGRVWQTICQHCDLGMSTLLTLASSALPGRKARLRTLLGERVVRLTVKPFMDIDTMLEERLTQCCVHVGTRAEQDQCAPFCAVQAWPALSRQRLSAAAPAGAALLPVTTP